The sequence ACAATCACAAAAAGACTGCAGAAGTTACAACATTTCATAAATACGTTTCAGAAGTGCCCCACCACTGTACAATGTCCTTTTGCGTCATATTGTAAAAGAGACCAATCAGATGACATGAAACTAGGGTGATGAAACTAGTGTCCATTCTCTTCTTTCAGGTTTCTTGCGTTAAGTGTTTGTTGGATCCTTTTATTTGACATTTCAGCCTTATATCTCTTCTTCGACTTTGTCGCAAATGTCCTCTTGACCAAATAATGACCTCTATAAAAACAAAGAAATCATGACAGTGTTAACTCTTTTCCTCTCAATATTTGATATGGGATAGCAATGATATTAACACATTTAAAGTGTGATTCAAGAACACTTACTCTTTGAGTGTACGCAAGGCAGAGCAGAAGTAAAGACACTCAAAGTCCTTTCTCTTCAGGCAGACGCaccttcccacctctctcctcagtcGAACAGGGAAGGAGCCCACTCCATATGGCACTACCTGACTGGAGAAAGAGTTAAGGGAATGATGAGATCACTATGTACATGCACTGATAAACACAACAGCTTTGAATTTTAAGTATGGCTTTTTCAACTTACAAAGGGAACTCAGGGGGGTATTTGATGTTGTGTTTTAAGACCCCTTAAGGTATCAAAAAAATTATATAAAACAATTATTGGATGACACATTGAATTTGGCATTACTgttattagccaatagaaatgcattgaattaCAGAATCacaacatggaacaacagatagtcccgccaaaaatctaaaggaagtttgttctgaagtgtctgtcctatatctgagagatataagatcAGGAAaccatttttgttttatttacaGATATTTATCCCTTTATTTTAGGTACTAAACTATCtccatatatacagttgaagtcggaagtttacatacacttaggttggagtcattaaaactcgttttttaaccactccacaaatttcttgttaacaaactacagttttggcaagtcggttaggacatctactttgtgcatgacacaagtaatttttacaacaattatttactgacagattatttcacttataattcactgtatcacaattccagtgggtcagaagttcacatacaataagttgactgtgcctttaaacagcttggaaaattccagaaaattatgtcatcgCTTTAGAAGctactgataggctaattgacataatttgagtcaattggaggtgtacctgtggatgtatttcaaggcctacattcaaacccagtgcctctttgcttgacatcatcaaccgagacctcagaaaacaaattgtagacctccacaagtctggttcatctgtacaaacaatagtatgcaagtataaactccatgggaccacgcagccgtcataccgctcaggaaggagacatgttctgtctccgagagatgaacgtactttgttgtgaaaagtgatcaatcccagaacaacagcaaaggaccttgtgaagatgatggaggaaaccAGTGCAAAGTACCTATATcgacagtaaaacaagtcctatattgacataacctgaaaggtcgctcagcaaggaagaagccactgctccaaaactgcataaaaaagccagactatggtttgcaactgcacatggggacagagattgtactttttggagaaatgtcctctggtctgatgaaacaaaaatagaactgtttggccataatgaccatcgttatgtttggatgaaaaagggggaaggcttgcaagccgaagaacaccatcccaactgtgaagcacagggtggcagcatcatattgtggaggtgctttgctgcaggatggactggtgcccttctcaaaatagatggcatcaatgaggggggaaattatgtggatatattgaagcaacatctcaagttaaagcttggtctcaaatgggtcttccaaatggacaatgaccccaagcatacttccaaagttgtggaaaaaatgccttaaggacaacaaagtcaaggtattggagtggccatcacaaagccctgacctcaatcctatagataatttgtgggcagaactgaaaaagtgtgtgcgagcaaagaggcctataaacctgactcagttacaccagctctgtcaggaggaatggaccacaattcacccaacttattgtgggaagcttgaggaaggcttcccaaaacgtttgacccaagttaaacaatttaaaggcaatgctaccaaatactaatttagtgtacgtaaacttctgacccactgggaatgtgattaaagaaataaaagctgaaataaatcattctctctactgttattctgacatttcacattcttaaaataaagtggtgatcctaactgacctaagaaagggaattCTTTACTTagattgaatgtcaggaattgtgaaaaactgaggttaaatgtatttggttaaggtgtatgtaaactttggacttcaactgtacttccaTTCACTTTTTTAACTAGTACCAGGACCTTATAGCCCAAACCATTTGGGTGCTACAGACAGAAGCCATCATGTTCTTGAGAGTCTTCAACTTTCAACAGAGTGGTCATAAAACAGACAGATTTTGGTAAGATTTTTT is a genomic window of Oncorhynchus nerka isolate Pitt River linkage group LG24, Oner_Uvic_2.0, whole genome shotgun sequence containing:
- the si:ch211-202p1.5 gene encoding endothelin-1, whose translation is MDLTTFYFLTTTLVLILEHEAYSDSNAPGPGPEEGPVMQLIYRPLRREKRCSCENLNDKECVYFCHIGIVWVNTPSQVVPYGVGSFPVRLRREVGRCVCLKRKDFECLYFCSALRTLKEGHYLVKRTFATKSKKRYKAEMSNKRIQQTLNARNLKEENGH